Proteins found in one Aquibium microcysteis genomic segment:
- a CDS encoding AsmA-like C-terminal region-containing protein, which produces MALVGPYFVNWTGYRTAFESEASRILGRTVTVEGDVRARLLPFPSVTFGDVRVAGADPARAAMTIEEFSMDAELAPFMRGELLIFDMRLVRPEAFFNVDADGSIDWASRPSNLLDPSQIRLEKVRVTEGKVTLVHANSGRTHRLTEINADVSATTLAGPWRMEGSLRLDGMRTAVSVSTGTVTPEGGMRIRLRAAPERYPVELETDGLARFDEAAGLYAGTFRLNARNAAGPVPAAAEPEAKPGIPDYRFSGRFALDHRRLDVPEFRIETGPRDNPYTADGTALFHLGADPRFLVQATGAQVRLEDAAAAAPAFSGATFAQRFSALKAFLQDLPRPTIPGTIDLDLPAIVAGDTTIRDVRLSAEPAASGWTVDRLSATLPGRTTLEASGRLDLTQEFGFEGKLLLAVAQPSGFAAWVARDVDDAIRRLPGAGFSADVALGELRQSFRNVELVLGETRFEGSLERIVREALRPALIARLSGRALDVDGLSAFASLFVSDAGVTHFGGHDIDFDLDAGPVRVAGLTADTLDVAMRLREDQLEIDRLAIGGLAGANISATASIADIGADPSGKVDATVLAADLGPLVELAAARFPDDPVAQGLLRRVRAFPEMTRDATIDVVASVARKNDGSDVALTAKGRTGGNVFDLQAGAAGYTDDLGKARLSVELNVEAQDSAQLLSLYGLPAFDLGVTPQGTTMLSLSGVPADGAALALAFTAPAATARFDGTLRRSGEPDGVAYLAEGAARLSATDLEPWLMTTGTMLPGMGIGLPVELKAAVLAGTDTLRLDGLDGTVAGMALSGDLSAIWPDGRPHVEGGLKLAGLDLVDAAALVLGEEALQEQGEGWPSAPFSETLRLPFTAELALSVDALDAALRPLADDVTLSVDLDREGIRVSNLTGRMLGGTVKALAELSNNGGTGLFSGQISVAGADAAAVLGADDAAGRADVSASVTASGKSVEALVASLAGSGTARFRDLVLPGIDPGALGGILAKADEIGRDIDDAKVAAFAGEVAGAGRFSARDVEVPFTVATGSLRTPAFFLETEGATMSLEVQADLTTGGIEASGDIDYDPGPDALVGSEPSLGITVQGPFGGTTARFETAPLTQYLTQRALEREQARVEAMQAGLLERQRLRREVRYYAALADDAARTRLEAAERAAREGERIRQEEERARQAAVTPVEPDTETVEPLEPPLPTRAQRPAPATPEFSLDAIGRILQDLPERP; this is translated from the coding sequence GTGGCGCTGGTCGGCCCGTATTTCGTCAACTGGACGGGCTACCGGACCGCCTTCGAGAGCGAGGCGAGCCGCATCCTCGGCCGAACCGTCACGGTCGAGGGCGACGTCCGCGCCCGCCTGCTGCCGTTTCCGTCGGTGACCTTCGGCGACGTGCGGGTGGCCGGCGCCGATCCCGCCCGGGCCGCGATGACCATCGAGGAGTTCTCGATGGACGCAGAGCTCGCGCCCTTCATGCGCGGCGAACTCCTGATCTTCGACATGCGGCTCGTGCGGCCCGAAGCCTTCTTCAACGTCGATGCGGACGGCTCGATCGACTGGGCGTCGCGCCCGTCCAATCTGCTTGATCCGTCGCAGATCCGGCTGGAGAAGGTGCGCGTGACCGAGGGCAAGGTCACGCTGGTCCATGCCAACAGCGGCCGGACGCACAGGCTGACCGAGATCAACGCCGACGTGTCGGCCACGACGCTGGCCGGGCCTTGGCGCATGGAAGGCTCGCTGCGGCTCGACGGCATGCGCACGGCCGTCTCCGTCTCGACGGGCACCGTCACGCCCGAGGGCGGCATGCGGATCCGGCTCCGTGCCGCGCCCGAACGCTACCCGGTCGAACTGGAGACGGATGGTCTCGCGCGCTTCGACGAGGCGGCGGGCCTCTACGCGGGGACCTTCAGGCTGAACGCCCGCAACGCCGCCGGGCCGGTGCCGGCAGCCGCCGAGCCGGAGGCGAAACCGGGCATTCCCGACTATCGCTTTTCCGGCCGTTTCGCGCTGGACCACCGCCGGCTGGACGTTCCGGAATTCCGCATCGAGACCGGACCCCGCGACAATCCCTACACCGCCGACGGAACGGCGCTCTTCCACCTCGGCGCCGACCCGCGCTTCCTGGTACAGGCAACGGGCGCGCAGGTGCGCCTGGAGGACGCCGCCGCCGCCGCTCCCGCCTTCTCCGGCGCCACCTTCGCACAACGCTTCTCGGCCCTGAAGGCGTTCCTCCAGGACCTGCCGCGACCGACGATCCCCGGCACCATCGACCTCGACCTCCCCGCCATCGTGGCCGGCGACACCACCATCCGCGACGTCCGTCTGTCGGCCGAGCCGGCGGCATCGGGATGGACGGTCGACAGGCTGTCGGCGACGCTGCCCGGCCGAACCACGCTCGAGGCCAGCGGTCGGCTCGATCTGACGCAGGAATTCGGTTTCGAGGGCAAGCTGCTCCTCGCCGTCGCCCAGCCGTCGGGCTTCGCCGCCTGGGTCGCCCGCGACGTCGACGACGCCATCCGCCGCCTGCCGGGCGCCGGTTTCTCGGCCGACGTGGCGCTGGGCGAACTGCGGCAAAGCTTTCGCAACGTCGAACTCGTCCTCGGCGAAACACGCTTCGAAGGGTCGCTCGAGCGCATCGTGCGCGAAGCGCTGCGGCCGGCGTTGATCGCCAGGCTGAGCGGCCGGGCCCTCGACGTCGACGGTCTTTCGGCCTTCGCCTCGCTCTTCGTCAGCGATGCGGGCGTGACGCATTTCGGCGGCCACGACATCGATTTCGACCTCGATGCGGGCCCCGTTCGCGTCGCCGGTCTCACCGCCGACACGCTCGACGTCGCCATGCGGCTGCGCGAGGATCAACTCGAGATCGACCGTCTGGCGATCGGCGGGCTGGCCGGCGCCAACATCAGCGCCACGGCCAGCATCGCCGACATCGGCGCCGATCCTTCGGGCAAGGTCGACGCGACGGTCCTGGCGGCCGACCTCGGACCGCTGGTCGAGCTCGCTGCCGCGCGCTTTCCCGACGATCCGGTCGCGCAGGGCCTGCTGCGGCGCGTCCGGGCCTTCCCGGAGATGACCCGCGACGCGACGATCGACGTCGTCGCGTCGGTCGCCCGCAAGAACGACGGCTCGGACGTGGCGCTGACGGCGAAAGGCCGGACCGGCGGGAACGTCTTCGACCTGCAGGCAGGTGCCGCCGGCTATACGGACGATCTCGGCAAGGCCCGTCTCTCCGTCGAACTGAACGTGGAGGCGCAGGACAGCGCGCAGCTGCTGTCGCTCTATGGTCTTCCCGCCTTCGATCTCGGGGTCACCCCGCAGGGCACGACGATGCTCTCGCTGTCCGGCGTTCCGGCCGACGGTGCCGCGCTCGCGCTCGCCTTCACCGCACCCGCCGCGACGGCGCGCTTCGACGGCACGCTGCGCCGGTCGGGGGAACCGGACGGCGTGGCCTACCTCGCCGAGGGCGCGGCGCGGCTCTCGGCCACCGATCTCGAGCCATGGCTGATGACGACCGGGACCATGCTGCCCGGCATGGGCATCGGCCTTCCCGTGGAACTGAAGGCGGCGGTCTTGGCCGGTACCGACACGCTTCGACTGGACGGTCTGGATGGCACCGTCGCCGGCATGGCGCTGTCCGGCGACCTCTCGGCGATATGGCCCGACGGCCGGCCGCATGTGGAGGGCGGCCTGAAGCTCGCCGGCCTCGACCTCGTCGATGCCGCGGCGCTGGTTCTGGGAGAAGAGGCCCTGCAGGAGCAAGGCGAGGGCTGGCCGTCCGCTCCCTTCAGCGAGACGCTGCGCCTGCCCTTCACCGCCGAACTCGCGCTCTCCGTCGATGCTCTCGACGCCGCGCTGCGGCCCCTGGCGGACGACGTCACTCTCTCCGTCGACCTCGACCGTGAAGGCATTCGGGTGTCCAACCTGACCGGCCGGATGCTCGGCGGAACCGTGAAGGCTCTCGCTGAACTCTCCAACAATGGCGGCACGGGCCTCTTCTCCGGGCAGATATCCGTCGCGGGCGCCGATGCGGCCGCCGTGCTCGGTGCCGACGACGCGGCAGGCCGCGCCGACGTCAGCGCCTCGGTGACGGCGAGCGGCAAGTCGGTCGAGGCGCTGGTCGCGTCGCTCGCCGGGTCCGGCACCGCCCGCTTTCGTGATCTGGTGCTTCCGGGGATCGATCCGGGCGCATTGGGCGGCATTCTCGCCAAGGCCGACGAGATTGGCCGCGATATCGACGACGCGAAGGTCGCGGCCTTCGCAGGCGAGGTTGCCGGCGCCGGTCGTTTCTCCGCCCGCGACGTGGAGGTGCCGTTCACCGTCGCGACCGGATCGCTGCGCACCCCGGCCTTCTTTCTGGAGACCGAGGGCGCCACGATGTCGCTGGAGGTGCAGGCGGACCTGACGACGGGCGGAATCGAGGCGTCCGGCGACATCGACTACGATCCCGGGCCGGACGCCCTGGTCGGGTCCGAACCGTCCCTGGGGATCACCGTGCAGGGGCCGTTCGGCGGCACGACGGCGCGCTTCGAGACCGCGCCGCTGACCCAGTACCTGACCCAGCGCGCCCTCGAACGCGAGCAGGCGCGGGTCGAGGCCATGCAGGCCGGTCTCCTCGAGCGGCAGAGGCTGCGCCGGGAGGTCCGCTACTACGCCGCCCTGGCCGACGACGCTGCCCGCACGCGTCTGGAAGCCGCCGAACGGGCCGCGCGCGAGGGCGAAAGGATCAGGCAGGAGGAGGAACGCGCGCGCCAGGCGGCCGTGACGCCGGTCGAGCCCGACACGGAAACGGTCGAGCCGCTCGAGCCGCCGCTGCCCACGCGGGCACAGCGTCCCGCTCCGGCCACGCCCGAGTTCAGCCTCGACGCCATCGGCCGAATCCTCCAGGACCTGCCGGAGCGGCCCTGA
- a CDS encoding ribbon-helix-helix domain-containing protein — protein MTVQIKRSVTIRGHRTSFSLEKPFLDELQAMAQARGISLAALVGEVDEARPRMTNLSSALRIHVLAHVKALAARTG, from the coding sequence CTGACGGTGCAGATCAAGCGCTCGGTGACGATCCGCGGCCATCGCACCAGCTTCTCGCTCGAAAAGCCCTTCCTCGACGAACTGCAGGCGATGGCGCAGGCGCGCGGCATATCGCTCGCAGCGCTCGTCGGCGAAGTCGACGAAGCGCGGCCGCGCATGACCAACCTGTCGTCGGCGTTGCGCATCCACGTCCTCGCCCATGTCAAGGCGCTGGCCGCACGCACCGGCTGA
- a CDS encoding DUF4169 family protein: MGEVVNLRLFRKRTARAEKDRVAAENRALHGRSKADREADAAERQRTAALLDGHRRDEPDGSR; the protein is encoded by the coding sequence ATGGGCGAGGTCGTGAACCTGCGGCTTTTCCGCAAGCGCACCGCCCGCGCCGAAAAGGACCGCGTCGCCGCCGAGAACCGCGCGCTGCACGGACGCAGCAAGGCCGACCGCGAGGCGGACGCGGCGGAGCGCCAGCGGACCGCCGCGCTGCTCGACGGCCACCGACGCGACGAGCCCGACGGGTCGCGCTGA
- a CDS encoding SspB family protein yields MSDDHIRYDILAQEALRGVMRKVLSEVARTGLPGNHHFFITFLTGAPGVRVSTRLRERYPEQMTIVLQYQFWDLKVSETGFEIGLSFSDIPEKLEVPFAAVRGFYDPSVNFELEFDVKAEPAAAEIAEIEDAAPVLPTPARRTERLKPEPAAPTADSDDDAAKSAQVVSLDAFRKK; encoded by the coding sequence ATGTCCGACGACCACATACGCTACGACATTCTCGCCCAGGAGGCCCTCCGCGGCGTCATGCGCAAGGTGCTGAGCGAAGTCGCGCGGACCGGGCTTCCCGGAAACCACCACTTCTTCATCACCTTCCTGACGGGTGCGCCCGGCGTGCGCGTGTCGACGCGTCTGCGCGAGCGCTATCCGGAGCAGATGACGATCGTGCTGCAGTACCAGTTCTGGGACCTGAAGGTATCGGAGACCGGTTTCGAGATCGGCCTCTCCTTCTCCGACATCCCGGAGAAGCTGGAAGTTCCCTTCGCAGCCGTGCGCGGCTTCTACGACCCATCGGTGAATTTCGAGCTCGAGTTCGACGTGAAGGCCGAACCCGCGGCGGCGGAGATCGCCGAGATCGAGGACGCCGCGCCCGTGCTGCCGACCCCGGCACGCCGGACCGAGAGGCTGAAACCGGAGCCTGCGGCCCCGACGGCCGACAGCGACGACGATGCCGCAAAGAGCGCGCAGGTCGTCTCGCTCGACGCCTTTCGCAAAAAATGA
- a CDS encoding DUF2853 family protein: MADYLADVKKYDAGADEAKVAKIVKHLGIALRNRDSSMVSCSDPKELARVQEKWCAKKFGVAEDAGMAAIEAVCAAMKGDNSKSRVTFYYLVAKELGTLDAL, translated from the coding sequence ATGGCTGATTATCTTGCCGATGTGAAGAAGTACGACGCGGGCGCCGACGAGGCGAAGGTCGCGAAGATCGTGAAGCATCTCGGCATCGCGCTGCGCAACCGCGATTCCTCGATGGTGTCGTGCAGCGATCCGAAGGAACTCGCCCGGGTGCAGGAGAAATGGTGCGCCAAGAAGTTCGGCGTCGCCGAAGACGCGGGAATGGCCGCCATCGAGGCTGTCTGTGCGGCGATGAAGGGCGACAACTCGAAGAGCCGCGTCACCTTCTACTATCTGGTGGCGAAGGAACTCGGCACCCTCGACGCGCTCTGA
- the gpt gene encoding xanthine phosphoribosyltransferase has product MSLPEKAFPVSWDQFHRDARALAWRLAGVNGKWKAIVCITRGGLVPAAIISRELGIRVIETVSIASYHDYTSQGELAVLKQVTPTLLENDGENVLIVDDLTDTGKTAAIVRAMMPKAHFATVYAKPKGRPLVDTFVTEVSQDTWIYFPWDMGFTYQRPIAEDHQG; this is encoded by the coding sequence ATGTCTCTTCCCGAAAAGGCCTTTCCGGTGTCCTGGGACCAGTTCCACCGCGACGCGCGCGCGCTCGCCTGGCGGCTGGCGGGAGTAAACGGCAAGTGGAAGGCGATCGTGTGCATCACCCGCGGCGGCCTGGTGCCGGCCGCGATCATCTCGCGCGAGCTCGGCATCCGGGTCATCGAGACGGTCTCGATCGCCTCCTACCACGACTACACCTCGCAGGGCGAACTGGCGGTCCTCAAGCAGGTGACGCCGACGCTGCTCGAAAACGACGGCGAGAACGTGCTGATCGTCGACGACCTGACCGACACCGGCAAGACGGCCGCCATCGTGCGCGCCATGATGCCGAAGGCGCATTTCGCGACGGTCTACGCGAAGCCGAAAGGTCGGCCGCTGGTCGACACCTTCGTCACGGAGGTGTCGCAGGACACCTGGATCTATTTCCCCTGGGACATGGGCTTCACCTACCAGCGGCCGATCGCCGAAGACCACCAGGGCTGA
- a CDS encoding MFS transporter, protein MAGITALAFAYFLSQFYRSFLAVLTPALEAELGATKADFSQASGAWFVAFALMQFAVGVSLDRFGPRRTAAVMLAIGGGGGAAVFGLATTPGMLVVAMTLIGIGCAPVLMASLFIFAKTFKAARFAVATSWFVALGSLGNVFGATPLAAAAESFGWRPVILAIAALTLVVAVALMVFVKDPERSPDEPAAGVGFGGFGELLRLRVLWPIIPLTAINYAPAVGIRGLWAGPYLTDVFGADALSIGNVTLFMAFAMVAGSFLYGPLDTVFRTRKWVAVAGNTISVAAIGVLAMMPQASLAAATILLVLIGVSGSSYGLLMAHARAFVPAHLIGRGVTLMNFFSIGGVGVMQFATGAVVTQATVPGDPVAAYQTLFTFYAVVLALSVLVYLKARDARP, encoded by the coding sequence ATGGCCGGAATCACGGCGCTCGCCTTCGCCTATTTCCTTTCCCAGTTCTACCGGTCGTTCCTGGCGGTGCTGACGCCGGCGCTCGAAGCCGAGCTCGGCGCCACCAAGGCCGACTTCTCGCAGGCCTCCGGCGCCTGGTTCGTGGCCTTCGCGCTGATGCAGTTCGCCGTCGGCGTGTCGCTCGACCGTTTCGGTCCGCGCCGCACGGCGGCCGTGATGCTGGCGATCGGCGGCGGCGGCGGTGCGGCGGTCTTCGGGCTGGCGACCACGCCCGGCATGCTGGTCGTCGCCATGACGCTGATCGGGATCGGCTGCGCGCCGGTGCTGATGGCGTCGCTGTTCATCTTCGCCAAGACCTTCAAGGCCGCGCGCTTCGCGGTGGCGACCTCGTGGTTCGTGGCGCTCGGCTCGCTCGGCAACGTGTTCGGCGCGACGCCGCTCGCCGCCGCGGCCGAGAGCTTCGGCTGGCGGCCGGTGATCCTGGCCATCGCGGCACTGACGCTCGTGGTGGCGGTGGCGCTCATGGTCTTCGTGAAGGACCCGGAACGGTCGCCGGACGAGCCGGCCGCCGGCGTCGGTTTCGGCGGCTTCGGCGAGCTTCTGCGGCTCAGGGTGCTGTGGCCGATCATCCCGCTGACGGCGATCAACTATGCGCCTGCCGTCGGCATCCGCGGCCTGTGGGCCGGGCCCTATCTCACCGACGTCTTCGGCGCCGACGCGCTGTCGATCGGCAACGTGACGCTGTTCATGGCCTTCGCGATGGTGGCGGGCAGCTTCCTCTACGGTCCGCTCGACACGGTCTTCCGGACGCGCAAATGGGTCGCGGTCGCGGGCAACACGATCAGCGTCGCGGCGATCGGCGTGCTGGCGATGATGCCGCAGGCCTCGCTTGCGGCCGCCACGATCCTGCTGGTGCTGATCGGCGTGTCCGGATCGAGCTACGGCCTCCTGATGGCGCATGCCCGTGCCTTCGTGCCGGCGCACCTGATCGGCCGCGGCGTGACGCTGATGAACTTCTTCTCGATCGGCGGCGTCGGCGTCATGCAGTTCGCCACCGGCGCCGTGGTCACGCAGGCGACGGTACCGGGCGATCCGGTCGCAGCCTACCAGACGCTGTTCACCTTCTATGCCGTCGTGCTGGCCCTGTCGGTCCTCGTCTATCTGAAGGCCCGCGACGCGCGGCCGTGA